A stretch of the Musa acuminata AAA Group cultivar baxijiao chromosome BXJ2-7, Cavendish_Baxijiao_AAA, whole genome shotgun sequence genome encodes the following:
- the LOC103991718 gene encoding UDP-glucuronic acid decarboxylase 5, which translates to MAKELANGDQHTITRPPPIPSPLRFSKFFQSNLRILVTGGAGFIGSHLVDKLMENEKNEVIVVDNYFTGSKDNLKKWFGHPRFELIRHDVTETLLVEVDQIYHLACPASPIFYKYNPVKTIKTNVIGTLNMLGLAKRVGARILLTSTSEVYGDPLEHPQKEEYWGNVNPIGVRSCYDEGKRVAETLMFDYHRQHGLEIRIARIFNTYGPRMNIDDGRVVSNFIAQAIRGEPLTVQAPGTQTRSFCYVSDMVDGLIRLMEGDNTGPINIGNPGEFTMMELAETVKELINPAVPLKNVENTPDDPRQRKPDITKAKELLGWEPKITLREGLPFMEEDFRQRLGVPKQHID; encoded by the exons ATGGCAAAGGAGCTCGCCAATGGCGATCAGCACACCATCACGAGGCCACCTCCCATTCCTTCACCGCTCCGGTTTTCCAAATTTTTTCAg TCCAATTTGAGAATTTTGGTTACTGGAGGGGCTGGTTTCATTGGATCTCATCTTGTTGACAAGTTGATGGAAAACGAGAAGAATGAG GTTATTGTTGTGGATAACTATTTCACTGGATCGAAAGACAACCTTAAGAAGTGGTTTGGGCATCCAAGATTTGagcttattagacatg ATGTTACCGAGACATTGTTGGTGGAAGTCGATCAGATTTACCATCTTGCTTGCCCTGCTTCTCCAATTTTCTACAAGTACAATCCTGTTAAG ACAATAAAGACAAATGTCATTGGCACCTTAAACATGTTGGGGCTTGCAAAGAGGGTCGGGGCAAG GATCTTACTAACTTCAACCTCAGAGGTTTATGGTGATCCTCTCGAGCATCCTCAGAAGGAAGAGTACTGGGGCAATGTTAACCCAATAG GAGTAAGGAGTTGTTACGATGAAGGAAAGCGTGTCGCAGAGACGTTGATGTTTGATTATCACAGGCAGCACGGCCTAG AAATACGAATTGCAAGAATTTTCAATACATACGGACCACGCATGAATATTGATGATGGCCGTGTAGTCAGTAACTTCATCGCTCAGGCAATTCG AGGTGAGCCACTAACAGTTCAAGCACCGGGAACACAAACTCGAAGCTTCTGTTATGTTTCTGACATG GTTGATGGTCTTATTCGACTAATGGAAGGAGACAACACTGGGCCTATCAACATTGGGAATCCAG GTGAATTTACAATGATGGAACTTGCTGAAACCGTAAAAGAG TTGATCAACCCAGCAGTGCCTCTAAAGAATGTGGAGAATACTCCCGATGATCCGCGCCAGAGGAAGCCAGACATCACAAAGGCAAAGGAACTGCTTGGTTGGGAGCCAAAGATTACTCTACGTGAAGGCTTACCTTTCATGGAGGAAGACTTCCGGCAGCGGTTGGGTGTGCCGAAGCAGCACATCGATTAG